From Xylanibacter oryzae DSM 17970, a single genomic window includes:
- a CDS encoding beta-ketoacyl synthase chain length factor: MKEVYIVSAEQISIQQPLVDDWMSTPVSYGTSYIRSLDPSFKGFITPIEGRRMGKILKRAMATSITALKHADIEKPDAIITGTGLGCIENTEKFLGSMCNDGENLLTPTSFMQSTHNTISSLIAIHTHNNGYNATYSHRGISFESALYDAWTQMQLDKITSALVGAHDEVTPTVYSLAEKIGVNGKICGEASVSMILSTSDRCRQSATCRLAGIKIMYKPSHQQISDALKKVLSDAGKRMTDIDAVVLGVNGNADNDIHYHNNRDIFENIPLIQYKHLFGDCFSASALGVYVAATCINKEVIPEHLFINNRDKKYIRPKSIIIFNQSDGKNYSIILLESLCGE, translated from the coding sequence ATGAAGGAAGTATATATAGTTTCGGCCGAGCAGATATCTATTCAGCAACCTCTAGTTGATGATTGGATGTCCACACCTGTATCTTATGGTACTTCATATATACGAAGCTTAGATCCAAGTTTTAAAGGTTTCATTACACCTATAGAGGGCCGTAGAATGGGCAAAATACTCAAGCGGGCAATGGCAACATCCATCACGGCACTTAAGCATGCAGACATAGAGAAGCCCGACGCCATCATAACAGGAACGGGTTTAGGGTGTATAGAAAATACTGAAAAATTTCTAGGTAGTATGTGTAATGATGGTGAGAATCTTCTTACACCAACCAGTTTTATGCAGTCTACTCACAATACCATCAGTTCGCTTATTGCCATACATACTCATAATAATGGTTATAATGCAACATATTCGCATAGGGGTATATCTTTTGAAAGCGCACTATATGATGCATGGACTCAAATGCAGTTGGATAAGATAACGTCTGCATTAGTAGGAGCTCATGATGAGGTTACACCGACTGTGTATTCATTAGCAGAAAAGATAGGCGTTAATGGAAAAATATGTGGTGAAGCCTCCGTGTCTATGATACTAAGTACTTCAGATCGATGTCGCCAATCAGCTACGTGTCGTCTAGCTGGAATAAAAATAATGTACAAACCTTCTCACCAACAGATAAGTGATGCCTTGAAAAAGGTACTTTCTGATGCAGGTAAACGTATGACAGATATAGATGCTGTTGTTCTCGGGGTGAACGGTAATGCTGATAATGATATTCATTATCATAATAATAGAGATATCTTCGAAAATATACCGTTAATACAATACAAGCATTTGTTTGGCGACTGTTTTTCTGCGTCTGCTTTAGGTGTTTATGTCGCAGCCACTTGCATTAATAAAGAGGTTATACCGGAGCATTTATTTATAAATAATAGAGACAAAAAATATATCAGACCTAAGTCGATTATCATATTCAACCAGTCTGACGGGAAGAATTATTCAATCATCTTATTAGAATCATTATGTGGAGAATAA
- a CDS encoding beta-ketoacyl-[acyl-carrier-protein] synthase family protein codes for MMGKPIYITGTGIVSAIGNDKQHTLQSLLRSESGIAPIRYLNTEHNEFPVGEVKLSNSEMRAILGIDEQKPLTRTSLLGAIAIKQAIKEAILDDRQLNSAGLISGTTVGGMDTTELYYHDIISDNSKNSYINIHDCGATTELSADMVGRFAFVTTLSTACSSAANAIIAAADMIRSGEADIVIAGGAECLTKYHLNGFNTLMILDKEPCRPFDANRAGLNLGEGAAYVVLESIESVNRRSITPLAVLKGYANACDAFHQTASSACGDGAYLAMKNALSDGETRVSDIDYINAHGTGTPNNDESETAAMKRLFGDNMPDVSSTKSLTGHTTSASGAIETVICVLAINNNFTPVNVNWKNRMENGIIPVQDIRSKKPIKNVLCNSFAFGGNDSSLLISKYN; via the coding sequence ATGATGGGTAAACCAATATACATAACAGGTACAGGTATAGTTTCGGCCATAGGTAATGATAAGCAGCATACTCTGCAGTCGTTGCTGAGGTCTGAGTCAGGCATCGCACCCATCAGATATCTTAATACCGAACATAATGAATTCCCTGTTGGAGAAGTTAAACTGAGCAACAGTGAAATGCGTGCTATTCTTGGTATAGATGAACAGAAACCATTAACCAGAACATCCTTATTAGGTGCAATAGCAATAAAGCAGGCAATAAAAGAGGCTATACTTGATGATAGGCAGTTGAATAGTGCCGGATTGATTTCTGGTACTACAGTAGGAGGAATGGATACAACAGAACTCTATTATCATGATATAATATCTGATAACAGTAAAAACTCATATATTAATATACATGACTGTGGGGCAACAACCGAACTCTCTGCCGATATGGTAGGCCGTTTTGCATTTGTCACTACATTATCCACAGCTTGTTCTTCTGCAGCCAACGCAATTATTGCAGCCGCCGATATGATAAGAAGCGGAGAGGCAGATATTGTAATAGCTGGTGGTGCTGAGTGCCTTACGAAGTACCATCTCAACGGATTCAATACATTGATGATATTGGATAAAGAACCTTGTAGGCCTTTTGATGCTAACAGAGCCGGACTAAATCTAGGTGAAGGTGCTGCTTATGTTGTGTTAGAGAGTATAGAATCTGTCAATAGGCGTAGCATTACACCACTAGCTGTATTAAAAGGTTACGCCAATGCTTGCGATGCATTCCATCAGACCGCATCATCTGCCTGTGGAGATGGCGCTTATCTGGCAATGAAGAATGCCTTGTCTGACGGTGAAACACGAGTGTCTGACATAGATTATATAAACGCTCATGGTACAGGTACACCAAATAATGATGAGAGTGAGACTGCCGCTATGAAGAGACTGTTTGGCGATAATATGCCAGACGTTTCATCTACGAAGAGTTTGACAGGTCACACAACAAGTGCTTCAGGAGCGATAGAAACCGTAATATGTGTATTAGCCATAAACAATAACTTTACGCCTGTTAATGTTAATTGGAAAAATAGAATGGAGAATGGTATCATTCCGGTACAAGATATAAGATCCAAAAAGCCGATAAAGAATGTGTTATGCAATTCATTCGCATTTGGTGGCAATGATTCTTCTCTCCTTATTTCAAAATATAATTAA
- a CDS encoding phosphopantetheine-binding protein: MENLKIELKNKIIEVLNLEDMTPEDIDDNAPLFGDGLGLDSIDALELIVLMEKNYGIKLRDAAEGKKIFQSIEVMADYISKNRTK, translated from the coding sequence ATGGAAAATCTGAAAATAGAATTAAAAAACAAAATTATAGAAGTTCTTAATCTAGAGGATATGACTCCTGAAGATATAGATGATAACGCTCCTCTCTTTGGTGATGGCTTAGGACTTGATTCAATAGATGCCTTGGAACTTATTGTTCTGATGGAGAAAAACTATGGCATCAAGTTGAGGGATGCAGCAGAAGGAAAAAAGATATTCCAGTCGATAGAAGTTATGGCAGACTATATATCAAAGAACAGAACTAAATAA